CTTCTTCCCAAAAATTCTAATAGGATCTTAAAACCTCTTGGGTTGATCGAGTTTTTAGTTTCTGAATACACAGAACGTTTAATCCCGAAATAACCACTCATAGGATCTGAAACGGGAAGTCCCAAAAGACCTTTTGCTAAAAAATTTGCAAATCTACTGATTCCAATTCTTGCTAAAGACCATTTGCCGGTAGATCCACCTTTCGCGTATCTCGTCCCAAGACAAAGATCTACGTCTCTTTCGTAGAATGAACGGATCATCTCCGGGAGAATTTTTTCATCGTGTTGAAGGTCTGAATCCATCACTACGAAAACTTCTCCTTCTGCAGCGCCCATCCCAGTTAAAACTGCGGATGATAAACCTTTACCACTTAATCTACGTATAACTTTAAGTTGTGGGATCTTTTCTTGAAGATGTTCCGCAATTTCCCAAGTATGATCCGGGCTATCATCATCCACTACGATGATCTCATGGCGGTAATCGGATAAAGATCTGGTAATCCTATCTGCAGCAATAGGTAGGTTTTTGCTTTCGTTGTATGTAGGAAGTATAACGGAAACGGATGGTCGCATAGGACCAAATTCCTAGTTTGAAGTTTTGAATTCAAGATTTTAAGTAATTAATTGATTACATACTAGTTAAAATAATTTTCCAGACCGAAGTATTGTTAGTATGATGGAGATAGAAACCGGTCTATTCAAATTTTATAATACGGTCTAAGAATATACTACGGTTTGTAGTTTTGTTGATTGGGTTTCGAGTATCTATGCTTAGCTAGCGCAATGAAGTTTAGACTCTTAATTTTACCGTTGGTTCTGGCGTTATCGTATTCTTTCTACATTTCGAATCGTTTCGACTTCTAACTATAAAATAGTTTATAGAGCAATGGTATCGATAGTTCGACCGTTGCACAAATTAAAGGAGAAATTATGCTTTTAAGCAATTTAGTGAATCATTTCTTTCGAATTGAGGAGGGTGGCAGATATAATGTAATTATTCGGATCCTTGTGGGAGGAGTTTTTATCTGGGAAGGAATCATTAAATTCCTCTTTGTAAATCAAGGAATTGGAAGGTTTACTAAGCTAGGATTTATGCATCCGGAGATGACCGCGTCTTTTATTGGAGGTTTGGAAATTTTAGGTGGGACGATGCTCGTACTCGGAATTTTGACAAAACCATTAAGCTTCGTATTCATTATACAAATGCTCGTGGCAATGTATCTAACGAAGTTGCCTCTATTATTCGGAACTTCTCCATTAATGCCTCCTCAAGCTCCGCCAATTTTCGGAATTTGGGCAGTACTACATGAAATTCGTTCAGAGTATTCCCAGTTACTTGGATGTTTGTTTTTATATTTATCTGGACCAGGTCATTTTGCTTTTGATTCTGTTTTAAAGCGGAGAATATTAACAACTTGACTTTCAGAGGCAGAAGGTATCTGATCCTGGGTCGAAAA
The sequence above is drawn from the Leptospira saintgironsiae genome and encodes:
- a CDS encoding DoxX family protein; this translates as MLLSNLVNHFFRIEEGGRYNVIIRILVGGVFIWEGIIKFLFVNQGIGRFTKLGFMHPEMTASFIGGLEILGGTMLVLGILTKPLSFVFIIQMLVAMYLTKLPLLFGTSPLMPPQAPPIFGIWAVLHEIRSEYSQLLGCLFLYLSGPGHFAFDSVLKRRILTT